Within Microterricola gilva, the genomic segment CGCTGGGAGTACTGGGCGGTCACCACACCGACGCACATCGTCGGCATCACGGTGTCGAGCCTCGACTACGCGAGCCTGCACCAACTCTGGGTGAAGGATCGGCGAAGCGGCGAGGAGATCGATCTCGTGGCGATCAGCCCGCTGAGCGGTAGCGCGACCCTGCCTGGCACGCTCGGCACCGGGTCGGCCCGCACCCGCACGAAGGCTCTCAGCATCGACATCGACGAGCTCGGCGAGGCGGATGCCGGCTCGCCGGGCACCCGGCTGCGCGCCGTCTCACCCCGGGTGACCATCGACGTGCTCGCCGAGCGGCCTGCAGGCCACGAGGCCATGGGCGTCGTCGTGCCGTGGAGCGACAGACTGTTCCAGTACACGGTCAAGGACGTCGCCAGGCCGGCCGGCGGGACGATCACGATCGATGGCGTGAGCCACCGCTTGCCGCGCGCCCGGTCCTGGGCTGTGCTCGATCACGGCCGCGGCCGCTGGCCGTACTCGATGACGTGGAACTGGGGCGCGGCATCCGGCATCGTCGACGGTCGCACACTCGGGTTGCAGCTCGGCGGCAGGTGGACGGCGGGAACCGGCTCGACCGAGAACGCGCTCTCGGTCGACGGCCGCATCACCAAGTATGGCGACGAGCTGGACTGGGAGTACTCGCAGGGCGACTTCCTCGCGCCGTGGCGGATCCGGGGCGAGCACCTCGACCTCGTCTTCACACCGGAGTTCGACCGCTCAGCGCAGACGAACATGCTCGTGATCGGCTCGGAGACGCACCAGTGTTTCGGCACCTACTCCGGCACCGCGACCGACGAGGACGGCACAACGCTGCGGATCGACGGTCTCTTCGGCTGGGCAGAGCACGTGCACAACCGCTGGTGACCACCGTCGCCGGTTGGCACGACTGCCGGCAACCACGTCAGCTGCCGCTCGCGGTCTCCTGCCCGTGCCGCGCTCAGCCGCCGACGGTCGCCGCCGTCGCGATCAGCGCTGCGGCCTCGCCGGGGTTCACCCGGCTGAGCAGGAGAGCACTCGCGGTGATCGCGACGAACAGCCTGGCGCGTCGCTCGACCTCCTCAGCGGGGAGACCGGCATCGGCCGGGCCCAGCGCGCTTTCGAATGCCCGTTGGAGCGAAGCCCTGTAGCCGTCGACCACGGCGCGCTGCTGCTCGTCGTAGCCGGCGATTCCGCTCGCGCTGTTCAGCAGCAGGCAGCCGCGGCGAGGCGAGTCCGGCGGGGTCATGGTGATGAACGCCGAGAGCGTCGCCCAGTACTCGCGCAGCGCGGCCGCGGGGTCCTCCGCGTCACGGAGCCGGGCCAGGCGCGGGGCGATGACGGTGTCGAGGTAGTCGGCGACCGCCGCATCGTAGAGGCCGCGCTTGCTCTCGAAGGCGCGATAGAGGCTGGAGCGATTGAGCCCGGTCGCCTCCTCGAGGTCGGCCAGCGAGGCCGCCTCGAAGCCCTTGTCCCAGAAGACGTCGCGTGCGGCGGCGACGGCCGTCGCGGTGTCAAAAGCCTGCGTGCGCCCCATGCGCCCTCCCGTTTCCACGATCGGCACTTGCGCACCGATCGGTTCCATTCTATATTGAACCGATCGGTACACAATCACAACCCGACGCCAGGGCCCAGCCCAACGGCCGTCAGAAAGCAGCAGAGCAATGCTCGCCCTGAGCCTCGTCTTCCTCGGCATCGCGGCCGTCATCCACGTCTACATCTTCGTGCTCGAATCCCTGCGCTGGACGGCGCCGTCGACCCGCAGGACCTTCGGAACCAGTGCCGCGGATGCCGAGACGACCAAGCCCCTGGCCTTCAACCAGGGCTTCTACAACCTGTTCCTGGCGATCACCGTCGGCGTCGGCATCGCCCTGGCCGCCAACGGCGCGCTCGCGCCAGGAGCCGCGCTGCTGTTCGCGGGAGCCGGCTCGATGGTCGCCGCCGGGCTCGTGTTGCTGATCTCGGATCGGCGCAAGGCGCGTGCGGCCCTCGTGCAGTTGAGCGCCCCGGCCATCGGCCTGATCCTGTTGCTGATCACGCTGCTCGGCTGATGCCCTCCGCGGCCGCCTCTGACGTCAGGAGGCGATGCCCGGCGTCGTCGAGACCATGGCCATGATGACGTTCATCATCTGCATGAACCACACGATCACGAGCACGAGCGAGAGCACGCTCACCGCGAGCGTCGCCCACATCGGGGCGAAGCCCCGGCCGGCCTGGCGGTTGACGACCACGCAGCGTCCGATCACGTAGACCAGGTTGCTCAGGATCGCCCACGCCCAGTGGAAACGCCGCGAGTAGCCCTGCTGACCGAGCCAGCGCCAGTCGAGCACCGCGAGCACGATCATGCCGGCCGCGATCACCCAGCTGCCGACACTGAGCAGCAGGTAGCCGGGGTCGAGCATCATCATCGTGCTGGCAGCCGGGTCGGTCATCGAGGCGAGCATGTAGCCCTCGAAATCCCAGGCGAAGAGCGTGAGCACCGACAACAGCGGAAGCAGCGTGTACGCCCAGATGAGCCAGTTCGCCGTCGGAGTGCCATCCGGCACCCGACCCTGCGTCATCGTCATCCCGTAGGGCTGCGCCGCGTATGGCTGCCCGGCGTACTGCCGCGAGATCGGCTGCGCCGGGTACGGCTGGGCCGAGTAGGAGGGCGCGCTCGGCGCGTAGGACGGAGCAACGAACGGCTGGGCCGCGACCGGCTCAGCGGTGCCCGGCTGTGCGCCGACCGGCTGCGCGGCGGGAGCCATCTCCCCGTACTTCGGCACGGTCGGCAGCGGTCCAGCAAACACGGGGGCCGCGGGGGCCACCGGCTCCGGCACGGGAGCGGTGTGATCGCTCCACCGAGCACCATCCCACCAGCGCAACTGCGCGGCATCCTGCGGGTCGGCATACCAGCCGGCGCTCGGCAAGCCATTCGTGGTCATCGCACGTCTCCATCCTGCGTTGCGGTGCCGCGCACCATCTCGACCCAGCGGGCGAGGAACGCCGCACCGGCTTCGTCATGAATCAGGTCGCCGGCCGTGAGCACCGGGTACGGCTTCTCCGGCACACCGTCGGCCGGGCGCACATCGACATGGGCAACAGTATGCCCCTGCTCGTGCAGCCAATCCGCCATTGCGTAGTCGGTGCGCGAGTCGCCGACCGTGCGCCACTGCACGGGCAGGGCGCCGCCGGGCAGCAGCATCTCGATCGCGCGCATCGCCCCGAGGTCCTTGCCGAGTTGAATCGACTCAATGTCGGTCGAGATGATCGTCGAGTCCACCCGGTACCCGACGGTTCCATCGGATGCCGCCGCGTTCACGCCGTTGTGCTCGATGCCGAGGTCGTGCAGCCCCATCTCGGCGAAGGCGGCCGCGTCGAACTCCTTCTGCTGCTGCAGGTAGTCGGCGCTCTGAACGTGCTTGTGCTGCTCGACCGAGACCATCGCCCGCTTGGTCTGGTCGAAGAACATGAAGTCGGAGAACCGCTCGGAGACGAGCCGCTCGATCGCCTCGCCGTATGCACTCGGCACCGCGAGCTCCTCGGAGACCTCGATCTTGCCTGCACCGGCCGGCGTGATCGGGAACCAGACGGCCCCCTTCTCGCAGACGGCGAAGACGCGGGCGTGCGCGGGAAGTCCGGCTGCGACG encodes:
- a CDS encoding DUF2804 domain-containing protein, yielding MRTQTTHERELTAPVELCLPNGRLNPAAVGWARHPLVTTDGIGRGSFGWGRNKRWEYWAVTTPTHIVGITVSSLDYASLHQLWVKDRRSGEEIDLVAISPLSGSATLPGTLGTGSARTRTKALSIDIDELGEADAGSPGTRLRAVSPRVTIDVLAERPAGHEAMGVVVPWSDRLFQYTVKDVARPAGGTITIDGVSHRLPRARSWAVLDHGRGRWPYSMTWNWGAASGIVDGRTLGLQLGGRWTAGTGSTENALSVDGRITKYGDELDWEYSQGDFLAPWRIRGEHLDLVFTPEFDRSAQTNMLVIGSETHQCFGTYSGTATDEDGTTLRIDGLFGWAEHVHNRW
- a CDS encoding TetR/AcrR family transcriptional regulator; protein product: MGRTQAFDTATAVAAARDVFWDKGFEAASLADLEEATGLNRSSLYRAFESKRGLYDAAVADYLDTVIAPRLARLRDAEDPAAALREYWATLSAFITMTPPDSPRRGCLLLNSASGIAGYDEQQRAVVDGYRASLQRAFESALGPADAGLPAEEVERRARLFVAITASALLLSRVNPGEAAALIATAATVGG
- a CDS encoding DUF1304 domain-containing protein — encoded protein: MLALSLVFLGIAAVIHVYIFVLESLRWTAPSTRRTFGTSAADAETTKPLAFNQGFYNLFLAITVGVGIALAANGALAPGAALLFAGAGSMVAAGLVLLISDRRKARAALVQLSAPAIGLILLLITLLG
- a CDS encoding DUF2510 domain-containing protein, with the protein product MTTNGLPSAGWYADPQDAAQLRWWDGARWSDHTAPVPEPVAPAAPVFAGPLPTVPKYGEMAPAAQPVGAQPGTAEPVAAQPFVAPSYAPSAPSYSAQPYPAQPISRQYAGQPYAAQPYGMTMTQGRVPDGTPTANWLIWAYTLLPLLSVLTLFAWDFEGYMLASMTDPAASTMMMLDPGYLLLSVGSWVIAAGMIVLAVLDWRWLGQQGYSRRFHWAWAILSNLVYVIGRCVVVNRQAGRGFAPMWATLAVSVLSLVLVIVWFMQMMNVIMAMVSTTPGIAS